The following proteins are co-located in the Pararge aegeria chromosome 3, ilParAegt1.1, whole genome shotgun sequence genome:
- the LOC120637305 gene encoding serine/arginine-rich splicing factor 6-like — translation MEGYGYTYPPSFPQVAFPVGEFPDHGDGFREYYGLGPMNVDREVNRRGRSKERKSRKRENTSSRSRSRTVSKSRSRSRPRARTRSQSESHSHPRTRTRTRSRSRSRTRSVCDSNKELNFKEPGIMDAFRVLYLTPSKHKKGANKYLATKKRLDRIQELLKRDGLGSKRWLFYPRSRNRVPVPSEVPGIRDNCDQRVKVDGEFFRKYKNSKRVDVDAPIAKLKRWELVLYKKLGFIQAV, via the exons ATGGAAGGTTATGGGTACACGTACCCTCCCTCTTTTCCCCAAGTGGCGTTCCCAGTTGGAGAGTTCCCGGACCATGGGGACGGGTTTCGGGAATATTATGGCTTGGGGCCCATGAATGTGGATCGGGAGGTTAACAG ACGCGGTCGTTCAAAAGAACGAAAGTCCAGAAAACGCGAGAACACAAGTTCCCGATCGAGAAGTAGAACGGTCTCCAAATCTCGGTCTCGGTCACGACCTAGGGCGAGAACTCGTTCTCAGTCTGAGTCGCACAGCCATCCTAGAACTCGGACTCGGACCAGATCTAGATCTAGGAGTCGAACTCGTTCTGTATGTGATAGCAACAAAGAGTTGAATTTTAAAGAACCGGGGATTATGGATGCGTTTCGAGTATTGTATTTGACAC cAAGCAAACATAAAAAGGGTGCTAACAAATATTTGGCGACAAAGAAACGCCTGGATCGGATACAGGAGTTACTAAAGAGAGACGGTCTCGGCTCCAAGCGGTGGCTGTTCTACCCCCGTTCCCGAAACCGAGTACCCGTACCGAGCGAGGTACCGGGTATCCGGGACAACTGTGACCAGCGTGTCAAGGTGGATGGGGAATTCTTCAGAAAGTACAAGAACAGTAAGAGAGTAGATGTCGATGCGCCAATAGCGAAACTGAAGAGGTGGGAGTTAGTGTTATATAAGAAGCTAGGGTTTATACAGGCTGTTTAG